agtaattattattaaagtaaTATAGTATTAATATATagtaataatatagtaatacagtattaataatatagtaataatgGAATCTGTTACTACAACAAcattattcaatttattttgtgctgttaTTTTatccaaatgcaaaatgtatccAAATCCTGATGCATAACACCATAACAATGTATAATAAgggttgtttttgttcttttagttTAATATTTGTTATGGAAAACAAGCAGTTTAGCTCATGTTAACAGTGCTTGGTGGTGGAATCCAAACTTCTGGCTGGAGACGCaacttgttcagctcctcctgctctctggACCTCCTGCATTCGAGACCTGCCTGTTCTCTGGACCTGCCTGCTCTCTGGACCTTTTACTCACTGGACTTCCTGCTCTCTGGACCTTCTACTTTCTTAACCTGTTGTTTCATGGACCTCGCCTGCCGGTCAGTAtcctctcctgctctctggACCTTATACTAACTGGACCTGCCCGCTCTCCGGACCTCCTGCTCTGTGGACATTCTACTTTCTTAACCTGTTGTTTCATGGACCTTGCCTGCCGGTCAGTAtcctctcctgctctctggACCTTATACTCACTGGCACTGCCTGCTCTCTGGACCTTTTACTCACTGGACTTCCTGCTCTCTGGACCTTCTACTTTCTTGACCTCTTGTTTCCTGGACCTCCTGCTCTCTGGACCCTCTACTCTCTGGATCTCCTGCATTCGAGACCTGTCTGTTCTCTGGACCTCCTGCTCTATGGACCTTCTACTTTCTGGACCTCTTGTTTCCTTGACCTTCTACTCTCTGGATCTCCTGCATTCGAGACCTGTCTGTTCTCTGGACCTCCTGCTCTATGGACCTTCTACTTTCTGGACCTCTTGTTTCCTTGACCTTCTACTCTCTGGATCTCCTGCATTCGAGACCTGCCTGGTCTCTGGACCTGCCTTCTGTTTGGATCCCCTGCTCTCTGTACCTCTTGTTTTCTGGACCTGCCTACTGTCTGGACCTCCTGCTACGCACCTGGGTTGAAGAGGATGGCCCCCTTCAGGTATGCGTACTCCTTGGTGCTGATGTCCAGGGCCCAGCACTTGGTGAGGAACACTTTAATGTTCTGCACGTCGCCCAGCGAGACGCCCTGCGGGCTGTCCGTCCTGTCCGGCCCGCCGGTCAGGATCCTCTGCAGCATGCTGGGCTCGTGGGTCTCCGACGTCTCGAAGTCGATCCGGTCCTGCGCCATGCCCAGCACGAGCAGCGGCGCCCAGCTGCTGCTGACCAGCGCCCGCTGGTCCTCCGCCGGCAGCTCCCGGAAGCAGGGCACGTTCTTCACGAACCTGAGCGTCTTGACGAGCACCGCCGACGCGGCTTTGCACGTCGCCTGCGGCGAGCGCAGCGCGATCTTCTTCTTGGAGCCGCACGGGCAGGACTGCGCGGGCGGCGCCGGCCGCGGGTGCCGCTGCTGCGCCGGCGGCGCGTCGTTCTTCAGGATGCTGTACAGGATGCTGCCGTGCCTCCCGTCGCCCAGGCAGCGGCAGCCGTCGAAACACGCCATGCTGCGCACACCAGCTCGCCGAGCGACGGAGCGCGCCGTTTTATATTTCCTGCGGCCCGCCCACTGCAGTCCCGCGGCGCGCCGCCAGGCGGCGCCACACCCTGCGCTGTCGTGCAGTGTCTAAACAGACAGAAGAAATATACATTCACGCATAAAGAAGTTACCCACCAACAAAGAGGAtgctaatatttatttattgtcaaaAATGTGCACCTATCTATCATTTTTAGGGAAGGACGTAGGAGGTCTTCGTCGTTGCTTGTGGGAGATCTTTCATTAGTTCTTCTAGTGCACCTCTAGATacaaacatgaatattattGCCACTCTCgctttttaatcagaattaGTAGTGTGTTAGACTGTTAGACAAATCCTTCCTGAACAATTATGCTCTTGTGAAGATGATAAaacctttaattagtttcactgctGCCTTTTATACAGATACTGCTAGTGACAGAGGGACAGCAGTGGCTGATGTCAAAAAAAGACCTACAGATTCTGGAGTATGGACCTTCGGCCTCCGGCAGTCTCCCGCGTC
This genomic stretch from Denticeps clupeoides chromosome 5, fDenClu1.1, whole genome shotgun sequence harbors:
- the nr0b1 gene encoding nuclear receptor subfamily 0 group B member 1, translating into MACFDGCRCLGDGRHGSILYSILKNDAPPAQQRHPRPAPPAQSCPCGSKKKIALRSPQATCKAASAVLVKTLRFVKNVPCFRELPAEDQRALVSSSWAPLLVLGMAQDRIDFETSETHEPSMLQRILTGGPDRTDSPQGVSLGDVQNIKVFLTKCWALDISTKEYAYLKGAILFNPDVAGLRCRRHIHGLQSEAHQALNEHVTPAHRGDGGGPRFAKLLAALSMLRAISAGAVAALFFQPPVGAVAMEDLLLETGASPCFVG